One Aquipuribacter sp. SD81 genomic window carries:
- a CDS encoding transglycosylase domain-containing protein, translated as MLGILLLVAVLLGAAAVGIAYARTTVPDPNEAVGAQTTTVYYADGETVLGTFAEIDRTIVEGEGIPETVRQAVVAAEDRTFYDNPGISPTGIARAAWGIVSGEPAGGGSTITQQYVKNYFLTSDQTVQRKVREIFIALKVEQRLSKDQILTDYLNTVYFGRNAYGIEAAAQAYFGLPASELDLAQASLLAGLLPAPNSYDPRVDPEAAQSRFDYVREGLVATGELTQAEADALELPETVEPETSSRYEGSRGYLLEAAREELVELGYPENEIDTGGYRVVTTFSTRVQDAVEAAVESGLPSEEELDGETLPEGLRVGAVTIDPATGGVLGMYGGEDLTEERNHATKDILQAGSTFKPFTLVGALEQGVPLSQTFDGDSGREFDGYDQPVRNFGGIDYGTVDLVDATANSVNTAYVALNSEIGPETTVDVALRAGLPEDTAGLEPFLSNVLGAASPRVVDMAQAYSTFAAQGVRREWHTIARVEQPNGAVAYEPDVEGSRVFDADVMADATYALTQVVERGSGDTAQSLDRPVAGKTGTSQAGRSAWFVGYTPQLVTAVGIYQVDEEGNPVKIEIPGRETTTGGSFPLDIWTDLMAAALEGEEVLDFPERSQAVPSPTREFSRDPAPEPEPEPVDTAPEPEVVTETVTEEPTPTPTPTPTPTPTPTPTETATPTTTPTPTEDPEPEPEPEPEPSGGPGDGGAGGGGGGGGGGGGGGGAGGGGAGGGGGGRPAPPSIGPLP; from the coding sequence GTGCTCGGCATCCTGCTGCTCGTCGCGGTGCTGCTCGGCGCCGCCGCCGTCGGCATCGCCTACGCCCGCACGACGGTCCCCGACCCCAACGAGGCGGTCGGCGCGCAGACCACGACCGTGTACTACGCCGACGGCGAGACGGTGCTCGGCACCTTCGCGGAGATCGACCGCACGATCGTCGAGGGCGAGGGCATCCCCGAGACCGTCAGGCAGGCCGTCGTGGCGGCCGAGGACCGCACGTTCTACGACAACCCGGGCATCAGCCCGACGGGCATCGCGCGCGCCGCGTGGGGCATCGTCAGCGGCGAGCCGGCCGGCGGCGGGTCGACTATCACCCAGCAGTACGTGAAGAACTACTTCCTCACCTCCGACCAGACGGTCCAGCGCAAGGTGCGGGAGATCTTCATCGCGCTCAAGGTCGAGCAGCGCCTGAGCAAGGACCAGATCCTCACCGACTACCTCAACACCGTGTACTTCGGCCGCAACGCCTACGGCATCGAGGCGGCCGCGCAGGCCTACTTCGGGCTGCCCGCGAGCGAGCTCGACCTCGCCCAGGCGTCGCTGCTCGCCGGGCTGCTGCCCGCACCGAACAGCTACGACCCCCGCGTCGACCCCGAGGCGGCGCAGTCGCGGTTCGACTACGTGCGCGAGGGCCTCGTCGCCACCGGCGAGCTCACCCAGGCCGAGGCGGACGCCCTCGAGCTGCCCGAGACCGTCGAGCCCGAGACCTCCTCGCGCTACGAGGGGTCGCGCGGGTACCTGCTCGAGGCGGCCCGCGAGGAGCTCGTCGAGCTCGGCTACCCCGAGAACGAGATCGACACCGGTGGCTACCGGGTCGTCACGACGTTCTCCACCCGGGTCCAGGACGCCGTCGAGGCCGCGGTCGAGAGCGGGCTGCCGAGCGAGGAGGAGCTCGACGGCGAGACGCTGCCGGAGGGGCTGCGCGTCGGCGCGGTGACGATCGACCCGGCCACGGGCGGCGTGCTCGGCATGTACGGCGGGGAGGACCTCACCGAGGAGCGCAACCACGCGACGAAGGACATCCTGCAGGCCGGGTCCACGTTCAAGCCGTTCACGCTCGTGGGCGCGCTGGAGCAGGGCGTGCCGCTGTCGCAGACCTTCGACGGCGACTCGGGCCGGGAGTTCGACGGCTACGACCAGCCGGTGCGGAACTTCGGCGGGATCGACTACGGCACCGTCGACCTCGTCGACGCGACCGCCAACTCCGTCAACACCGCCTACGTCGCGCTCAACTCCGAGATCGGGCCCGAGACGACGGTCGACGTCGCCCTGCGCGCCGGCCTGCCCGAGGACACCGCCGGGCTGGAGCCGTTCCTGTCCAACGTGCTCGGCGCGGCGTCGCCGCGCGTGGTCGACATGGCGCAGGCGTACTCGACCTTCGCGGCGCAGGGCGTGCGGCGGGAGTGGCACACCATCGCCCGGGTCGAGCAGCCGAACGGCGCGGTGGCCTACGAGCCCGACGTCGAGGGCTCCCGGGTCTTCGACGCCGACGTCATGGCCGACGCGACGTACGCCCTCACCCAGGTCGTCGAGCGCGGCTCCGGCGACACGGCGCAGTCGCTCGACCGGCCCGTGGCCGGCAAGACCGGCACGTCCCAGGCCGGCCGCTCGGCCTGGTTCGTCGGGTACACGCCGCAGCTGGTGACCGCGGTCGGCATCTACCAGGTCGACGAGGAGGGGAACCCCGTCAAGATCGAGATCCCGGGCCGCGAGACCACGACGGGCGGCTCCTTCCCGCTCGACATCTGGACCGACCTCATGGCCGCCGCGCTCGAGGGCGAGGAGGTCCTGGACTTCCCCGAGCGCTCGCAGGCCGTGCCGTCGCCCACGCGCGAGTTCTCCCGCGACCCGGCGCCGGAGCCCGAGCCGGAGCCCGTGGACACGGCCCCCGAGCCGGAGGTGGTGACCGAGACGGTGACGGAGGAGCCGACCCCCACGCCGACGCCGACCCCCACCCCCACCCCGACCCCCACGCCGACCGAGACGGCCACGCCGACCACGACCCCCACGCCGACGGAGGACCCGGAGCCCGAGCCGGAGCCCGAGCCGGAGCCGTCCGGCGGTCCCGGTGACGGCGGGGCCGGTGGCGGCGGTGGCGGCGGTGGCGGCGGTGGCGGCGGTGGCGGGGCCGGCGGTGGTGGTGCCGGCGGCGGCGGCGGTGGACGTCCCGCCCCGCCGAGCATCGGTCCCCTGCCGTGA
- the rpsF gene encoding 30S ribosomal protein S6 encodes MRQYELMIILDSDLEERTVGPSLERYLSVIREAGGSVDEVDVWGRRRMAYPINKKNEGIYAVVTMKAEPAAALELDRQLNLNESVVRTKLIRPDAR; translated from the coding sequence ATGCGTCAGTACGAACTCATGATCATCCTCGACTCGGACCTCGAGGAGCGCACCGTGGGCCCGAGCCTCGAGCGCTACCTCTCGGTCATCCGCGAGGCGGGCGGCAGCGTCGACGAGGTCGACGTGTGGGGCCGGCGCCGCATGGCCTACCCCATCAACAAGAAGAACGAGGGCATCTACGCCGTCGTCACCATGAAGGCCGAGCCCGCGGCCGCGCTGGAGCTCGACCGCCAGCTCAACCTCAACGAGTCGGTCGTCCGGACGAAGCTCATCCGGCCCGACGCCCGCTGA
- a CDS encoding GlsB/YeaQ/YmgE family stress response membrane protein, whose product MGIIGWIVLGLIAGLIAKAIMPGKDPGGIIVTIIIGIVGALLGGFLASALFNVDVNDSFFSFATWISAIVGALILLFIYRLVVGRRSSRV is encoded by the coding sequence GTGGGAATCATCGGTTGGATCGTCCTCGGTCTCATCGCCGGCCTGATCGCGAAGGCGATCATGCCCGGCAAGGACCCGGGCGGCATCATCGTCACGATCATCATCGGCATCGTCGGCGCGCTGCTCGGTGGCTTCCTCGCCTCCGCGCTCTTCAACGTCGACGTCAACGACAGCTTCTTCAGCTTCGCCACGTGGATCTCCGCCATCGTCGGCGCGCTGATCCTCCTCTTCATCTACCGCCTCGTGGTGGGTCGCCGCTCCTCGCGCGTCTGA
- the rpsR gene encoding 30S ribosomal protein S18 — MAAAKKPVLRKPKKKLNPLKTAGVDYIDYKDTALLRKFISDRGKIRARRVTGVTVQQQRQIAQAIKNAREMALLPYSSSGR, encoded by the coding sequence GTGGCTGCCGCCAAGAAGCCGGTGCTGCGCAAGCCCAAGAAGAAGCTGAACCCGCTGAAGACCGCGGGTGTCGACTACATCGACTACAAGGACACCGCCCTGCTGCGGAAGTTCATCTCCGACCGGGGCAAGATCCGCGCCCGCCGGGTCACGGGTGTGACGGTGCAGCAGCAGCGTCAGATCGCCCAGGCCATCAAGAACGCGCGCGAGATGGCGCTGCTGCCGTACTCGAGCTCCGGTCGCTGA
- the rplI gene encoding 50S ribosomal protein L9: MKLILTQEVDGLGEPGDVVEVKDGYGRNFLLPRSLATPWTKGGEAQVTAIQRARRSREIASVEEAQTVRARLQETPVQLQAKAGASGRLFGAVTPADVATALEAAGAPSVDRRKVVIGQPIKSLGSYTVQVRLHPDVTASVDVEVVAG; the protein is encoded by the coding sequence ATGAAGCTCATCCTCACCCAGGAGGTCGACGGGCTCGGCGAGCCCGGCGACGTCGTCGAGGTCAAGGACGGCTACGGCCGCAACTTCCTCCTGCCCCGCAGCCTCGCCACGCCGTGGACCAAGGGCGGCGAGGCGCAGGTCACCGCCATCCAGCGGGCCCGTCGTTCGCGCGAGATCGCGAGCGTGGAGGAGGCGCAGACCGTCCGCGCCCGCCTGCAGGAGACCCCCGTGCAGCTGCAGGCCAAGGCCGGCGCGAGCGGCCGCCTGTTCGGCGCCGTCACGCCCGCCGACGTCGCCACGGCCCTCGAGGCCGCGGGCGCGCCGTCGGTGGACCGCCGCAAGGTCGTGATCGGCCAGCCGATCAAGTCCCTCGGCAGCTACACGGTGCAGGTGCGCCTGCACCCCGACGTCACCGCGAGCGTGGACGTCGAGGTCGTCGCCGGCTGA
- a CDS encoding YihY/virulence factor BrkB family protein: protein MSRTTRDGSRTIDVRDGARQPGADASSPREIPKAGWKQVLKRAWAENKADNVPMLAGGVAFFAFLSLFPALIALITIWGLVVTPDRAAQQAENLTEGLPGGASDIITTQMENVASQQSGGLGIGLVVSVLLALWSASGGTANLIKAVNVAYDEEETRGFVKLRGLALLLTLGAIVFVILSVGLVAVVPPVLDSLGLGIVGTVLAQVVRWVLLVALVAVALAVVYRFAPDRDDPKLTWASLGAVVATVLWVLGSIAFSLYVSNFGSYNETYGAIAGVAILLLFLYLTAFIVLLGAEVNAETERQTMRDTTVGPERPMGERDADAADTKPADKEQERVQH from the coding sequence ATGAGCAGGACGACACGCGACGGCAGCCGCACCATCGACGTCCGGGACGGGGCGAGGCAGCCCGGCGCCGACGCGTCCTCGCCGCGGGAGATCCCGAAGGCGGGCTGGAAGCAGGTGCTGAAGCGCGCGTGGGCGGAGAACAAGGCCGACAACGTGCCCATGCTCGCCGGGGGTGTCGCGTTCTTCGCGTTCCTGTCGCTGTTCCCGGCGCTCATCGCCCTCATCACGATCTGGGGCCTGGTCGTGACGCCGGACCGAGCCGCCCAGCAGGCGGAGAACCTCACGGAGGGGCTGCCGGGCGGGGCGAGCGACATCATCACGACGCAGATGGAGAACGTCGCGAGCCAGCAGAGCGGCGGGCTCGGCATCGGCCTCGTCGTCTCCGTCCTGCTCGCCCTGTGGTCGGCCTCCGGGGGCACGGCGAACCTCATCAAGGCGGTCAACGTCGCCTACGACGAGGAGGAGACGCGCGGCTTCGTCAAGCTGCGCGGCCTCGCCCTGCTGCTCACCCTCGGCGCGATCGTCTTCGTCATCCTGTCGGTCGGGCTCGTCGCGGTCGTGCCGCCGGTGCTCGACTCGCTCGGGCTCGGGATCGTGGGGACGGTCCTCGCCCAGGTCGTCCGCTGGGTCCTGCTCGTCGCGCTCGTCGCCGTCGCCCTCGCCGTGGTCTACCGCTTCGCCCCCGACCGCGACGACCCGAAGCTGACGTGGGCCTCGCTCGGTGCGGTCGTCGCGACCGTCCTGTGGGTGCTCGGCAGCATCGCCTTCAGCCTCTACGTGTCGAACTTCGGCAGCTACAACGAGACGTACGGCGCCATCGCGGGTGTCGCGATCCTCCTGCTGTTCCTCTACCTCACCGCCTTCATCGTGCTGCTCGGCGCGGAGGTCAACGCCGAGACCGAGCGCCAGACGATGCGCGACACGACCGTCGGCCCGGAGCGCCCCATGGGTGAGCGGGACGCGGACGCCGCCGACACGAAGCCCGCCGACAAGGAGCAGGAGCGCGTCCAGCACTGA
- a CDS encoding replicative DNA helicase — MPPQDVMAEQCALGAMLLSKDAVADVSEVLKGLDFYRPAHEMIYEAVIDLFGRGEPADPVTVADVLGRRGELNRVGGAPYLHTLVATVPTAASAAYYARIVRDKAVLRRLVEAGTKIAGLGYAGEGGEVDDIVNQAQAEVYAVTERQSRDDYRPLSEVMQDTVTELEEMESRPDGMHGVPTGFRDFDQLTNGLQAGQMIVVAARPAVGKSTLGLDVARAAAIHHNMATVIFSLEMSRTEITTRLISAEAGIKLQALRTGKLQDSDWQKIARVLGQSNDAPLFIDDSPNMSLPEIRAKCRRLKQQHDLRLIVVDYLQLMTSGKRVESRQQEVSEFSRALKLLAKELEVPLIAISQLNRGPEQRTDKKPQMSDLRESGCLTADTKVLRADTGAETTMGELYASGATDVPVWSLDESLRYVTRHLTHVFPTGTREVFRLRLASGKEVRATANHPFMAYEGWTALGDLRPGSRVAVPRHVPAPSLVTAWDDREVVLLAHLLGDGSFVRRQPLRYASVDEANLAAVTDAATHFGISAVRDDHPSARCTSLRLPSPYRLTHGRRNPVAQWLDGLGLFGLRSHEKFVPAAVHQLPKRQIALFLRHLWATDGSVTVQRDGRGGRVYYASTSRDLVDGVSRLLLRFGISTRLRTATRKGTYRQLWTLDVSGVDEQRRFLQEIGVHGDRGENARRLLSIVRDRPGNPNVDTVPRQVWDDVREVLAEKGMTHRQFAAAMGTQFCGSGLWKHAPSRQRLARVAELLDSAELEIYAVNDLLWDEVVEIESDGVEPVFDATVVGKHNFVANGVAVHNSIEQDADMVVLLHREDAYDKDVRPGEADFIVAKHRNGPTDTITVVFQGHYSRFMDMAH; from the coding sequence ATGCCGCCGCAGGACGTGATGGCCGAGCAGTGCGCGCTGGGCGCGATGCTGCTGAGCAAGGACGCCGTCGCCGACGTCAGCGAGGTGCTCAAGGGCCTCGACTTCTACCGTCCCGCGCACGAGATGATCTACGAGGCGGTCATCGACCTCTTCGGGCGCGGCGAGCCGGCCGACCCCGTCACCGTCGCCGACGTCCTCGGTCGGCGCGGCGAGCTCAACCGGGTCGGAGGGGCGCCGTACCTGCACACCCTCGTCGCGACCGTCCCCACCGCGGCGTCGGCGGCGTACTACGCCCGCATCGTCCGCGACAAGGCCGTCCTGCGCCGCCTCGTCGAGGCCGGCACGAAGATCGCCGGCCTGGGCTACGCCGGGGAGGGCGGCGAGGTCGACGACATCGTCAACCAGGCGCAGGCCGAGGTGTACGCCGTCACCGAGCGGCAGTCGCGGGACGACTACCGGCCGCTGTCGGAGGTCATGCAGGACACCGTCACCGAGCTGGAGGAGATGGAGTCCCGCCCCGACGGCATGCACGGCGTGCCGACGGGTTTCCGCGACTTCGACCAGCTGACGAACGGGCTGCAGGCGGGCCAGATGATCGTCGTGGCGGCGAGGCCGGCTGTAGGGAAGTCGACGCTGGGACTAGATGTTGCGCGTGCGGCGGCCATCCACCACAACATGGCGACCGTCATCTTCAGCCTGGAGATGAGCCGGACCGAGATCACGACCCGGCTCATCTCGGCCGAGGCGGGCATCAAGCTGCAGGCGCTGCGCACGGGCAAGCTGCAGGACAGCGACTGGCAGAAGATCGCCCGCGTCCTCGGTCAGAGCAACGACGCCCCGCTGTTCATCGACGACAGCCCCAACATGTCCCTGCCGGAGATCAGGGCCAAGTGCCGCCGGCTCAAGCAGCAGCACGACCTGCGCCTCATCGTCGTCGACTACCTGCAGCTCATGACCTCCGGCAAGCGCGTCGAGTCGCGGCAGCAGGAGGTGAGCGAGTTCTCCCGCGCGCTCAAGCTGCTGGCCAAGGAGCTCGAGGTGCCGCTCATCGCCATCAGCCAGCTGAACCGTGGCCCTGAGCAGCGCACCGACAAGAAGCCGCAGATGTCCGACCTGCGCGAGTCCGGCTGCCTCACCGCGGACACGAAGGTGCTGCGCGCCGACACGGGCGCCGAGACGACGATGGGAGAGCTGTACGCCTCCGGGGCGACCGACGTCCCGGTGTGGTCGCTCGACGAGTCGCTCCGCTACGTCACGCGCCACCTCACCCACGTCTTCCCCACCGGTACGCGCGAGGTGTTCCGCCTGCGCCTGGCGTCGGGCAAGGAGGTGCGCGCGACGGCCAACCACCCCTTCATGGCCTACGAGGGCTGGACCGCCCTCGGTGACCTGCGCCCGGGCTCGCGCGTCGCCGTCCCCCGACACGTCCCGGCGCCGTCGCTCGTGACGGCGTGGGACGACCGCGAGGTGGTCCTGCTCGCCCACCTGCTCGGCGACGGGTCGTTCGTGCGGAGGCAGCCGCTGCGCTACGCGAGCGTCGACGAGGCCAATCTCGCCGCCGTCACCGACGCGGCGACCCACTTCGGCATCAGCGCGGTGCGGGACGACCACCCGTCCGCCCGGTGCACCAGCCTGCGCCTGCCCTCTCCTTACCGCCTCACGCACGGTCGCCGGAACCCGGTCGCGCAGTGGCTCGACGGGCTGGGGCTGTTCGGGCTGCGCTCGCACGAGAAGTTCGTGCCCGCAGCCGTCCACCAGCTGCCCAAACGACAGATCGCCCTCTTCCTGCGCCACCTGTGGGCCACGGACGGCTCCGTGACCGTCCAGCGCGACGGGCGCGGGGGCCGCGTCTACTACGCGTCCACGAGCCGGGACCTCGTGGACGGGGTGTCGCGGCTCCTCCTGCGGTTCGGCATCTCGACCCGGCTCCGTACGGCCACCCGCAAGGGGACCTACCGACAGCTGTGGACCCTCGACGTCTCGGGAGTGGACGAGCAGCGCCGCTTCCTGCAGGAGATCGGTGTCCACGGCGACCGGGGCGAGAACGCGCGGCGTCTGCTGTCCATCGTGCGCGACCGTCCGGGCAACCCGAACGTGGACACCGTGCCCCGCCAGGTGTGGGACGACGTCCGCGAGGTGCTCGCCGAGAAGGGCATGACGCACCGTCAGTTCGCGGCGGCGATGGGCACGCAGTTCTGCGGCAGCGGGCTGTGGAAGCACGCCCCGTCCCGGCAGCGCCTCGCCCGGGTGGCGGAGCTCCTCGACAGCGCGGAGCTCGAGATCTACGCCGTCAACGACCTGCTGTGGGACGAGGTCGTGGAGATCGAGAGCGACGGGGTGGAGCCGGTCTTCGACGCGACCGTCGTGGGCAAGCACAACTTCGTCGCCAACGGCGTCGCGGTCCACAACAGCATCGAGCAGGACGCGGACATGGTCGTGCTCCTGCACCGCGAGGACGCCTACGACAAGGACGTGAGACCGGGCGAGGCCGACTTCATCGTGGCCAAGCACCGCAACGGCCCGACCGACACGATCACCGTGGTGTTCCAGGGGCACTACTCGCGCTTCATGGACATGGCGCACTGA
- a CDS encoding MATE family efflux transporter, with protein sequence MPGPVPAPPAAGPREVLALAVPALGALVVEPLFLLTDTAIVGALGTESLAGLGVASAVLSTLVGLFVVLAYGTTASVARRLGAGELRRALAVGVDGCWLALGTGLVVAVVGALATPTVVAAFGVADGVAAEARTYLAVSMAGVPAMLLVLAATGVLRGLQDTRTPLVVAAVGFTWNAVLSLVLVHGPGPLPALGIAGSAWGTVVAQSTMALWLVVLVVRGARRHDAPLRPHGAGVLAAARGGVPLLLRTVTLRGALLATVAVAATTGAPSLAAHQVVFTCWTFGAFALDALAIAAQALTGRSLGAGDAEGTRATTRLMVRWGVGGGAVLGGLVAAASPVLPWLFSDSADVRAGITAGLLVVGATAPLAGYVFVLDGVLIGAGDGAYLARAGVLALLAYAPLLAVVPLAGLRGTVGLVLLWVAFAGGYMAARAVTLGLRARSDGWLVLGAG encoded by the coding sequence GTGCCCGGCCCCGTGCCCGCGCCGCCCGCCGCCGGTCCGCGCGAGGTCCTCGCCCTCGCCGTCCCCGCGCTCGGCGCCCTCGTCGTCGAGCCGCTGTTCCTCCTCACGGACACCGCGATCGTCGGCGCGCTCGGGACCGAGTCCCTCGCCGGGCTCGGCGTCGCCTCCGCCGTGCTGTCGACGCTCGTCGGCCTCTTCGTCGTCCTCGCCTACGGCACGACCGCATCGGTCGCACGCCGCCTGGGGGCGGGTGAGCTCCGCCGCGCGCTCGCCGTCGGTGTCGACGGGTGCTGGCTCGCGCTCGGCACCGGTCTCGTCGTGGCGGTCGTCGGCGCCCTCGCCACACCGACCGTGGTCGCGGCCTTCGGCGTCGCCGACGGCGTCGCGGCCGAGGCGAGGACCTACCTCGCCGTGTCGATGGCCGGCGTGCCGGCGATGCTGCTCGTCCTCGCCGCCACCGGCGTGCTGCGGGGCCTGCAGGACACCCGCACCCCGCTCGTGGTCGCGGCGGTCGGTTTCACGTGGAACGCGGTCCTGTCCCTCGTGCTCGTGCACGGGCCCGGTCCCCTGCCCGCGCTCGGCATCGCCGGCTCCGCCTGGGGCACGGTGGTGGCCCAGTCGACGATGGCCCTGTGGCTCGTCGTCCTCGTGGTCCGCGGGGCCCGACGGCACGACGCACCGCTGCGCCCGCACGGCGCGGGCGTCCTCGCCGCCGCCCGAGGCGGGGTCCCGCTGCTGCTGCGGACGGTGACCCTGCGCGGCGCGCTGCTCGCGACCGTCGCCGTGGCCGCCACGACCGGCGCCCCCTCGCTGGCGGCGCACCAGGTCGTCTTCACGTGCTGGACGTTCGGGGCCTTCGCCCTCGACGCGCTCGCCATCGCGGCGCAGGCGCTCACCGGCCGCAGCCTCGGGGCGGGCGACGCCGAGGGCACGCGGGCGACGACCCGTCTCATGGTGCGGTGGGGGGTCGGTGGCGGCGCCGTCCTCGGCGGGCTCGTGGCCGCGGCCTCCCCGGTGCTGCCGTGGCTGTTCAGCGACTCCGCCGACGTCCGCGCCGGCATCACCGCCGGCCTGCTCGTGGTCGGCGCCACCGCACCGCTCGCGGGCTACGTGTTCGTGCTCGACGGCGTGCTCATCGGTGCGGGGGACGGCGCCTACCTCGCCCGGGCGGGCGTCCTCGCGCTGCTCGCCTACGCGCCCCTCCTCGCGGTCGTGCCGCTGGCCGGGCTTCGGGGGACGGTCGGGCTGGTCCTGCTGTGGGTCGCCTTCGCCGGCGGCTACATGGCCGCCCGGGCCGTCACGCTCGGGCTGCGGGCCCGCTCCGACGGCTGGCTCGTGCTCGGCGCCGGGTGA
- the vapC gene encoding type II toxin-antitoxin system VapC family toxin codes for MILVDTSAWVDFDRATGSPTDEHLVHLLRDRPDELATTEPVLMEVLAGARSDTAARRLRSLLLSVRLLPVEPAADFEGAATVYRTCRRRGITPHGLRDCLITCVAMRTGSRLLTADADFRRMTTVLPLVLEEP; via the coding sequence GTGATCCTCGTCGACACCTCGGCGTGGGTGGACTTCGACCGCGCGACCGGCAGCCCGACCGACGAGCACCTCGTGCACCTGCTGCGCGACCGTCCGGACGAGCTCGCGACGACCGAGCCGGTGCTCATGGAGGTCCTGGCGGGGGCTCGCAGCGACACCGCGGCGCGACGGTTGCGGAGCCTGCTCCTGTCGGTGCGCCTGCTTCCGGTCGAGCCTGCGGCCGACTTCGAGGGAGCCGCGACCGTCTACCGCACGTGTCGCCGCCGCGGGATCACCCCGCACGGACTCAGGGACTGCCTCATCACCTGCGTGGCGATGCGCACGGGATCGCGCCTGCTGACCGCCGACGCCGACTTCCGGCGCATGACCACGGTGCTCCCCCTCGTGCTCGAGGAGCCGTGA
- a CDS encoding single-stranded DNA-binding protein, which yields MAGETIVTIVGNLTGDPELRFTPSGSAVANFTVASTPRTFDRQSNEWKDGETLFMRCSIWREAAENVAESLTKGTRVVVTGRMKSRSFQTKEGENRTVIELEADEIGPSLRYATAKVNRTQRGGGGFGGGQQGGGQGGQGGWSGGGQGGQGGQGGQQGGQGGWSGGGQGGQQGGGQGGYADPWATGPAAGGYAGGDDEPPF from the coding sequence ATGGCCGGAGAGACCATCGTCACCATCGTCGGCAACCTCACCGGCGACCCGGAGCTGCGGTTCACGCCGTCCGGGTCCGCCGTCGCCAACTTCACCGTCGCGAGCACGCCCCGCACGTTCGACCGGCAGTCGAACGAGTGGAAGGACGGCGAGACGCTGTTCATGCGCTGCTCGATCTGGCGGGAGGCCGCCGAGAACGTCGCGGAGTCCCTCACCAAGGGCACGCGCGTCGTCGTCACGGGCCGCATGAAGTCGCGCTCCTTCCAGACCAAGGAGGGCGAGAACCGCACCGTCATCGAGCTGGAGGCCGACGAGATCGGCCCGTCGCTGCGCTACGCGACCGCGAAGGTCAACCGCACCCAGCGCGGGGGCGGCGGCTTCGGCGGCGGCCAGCAGGGCGGCGGCCAGGGCGGCCAGGGAGGCTGGTCCGGCGGCGGTCAGGGCGGTCAGGGCGGTCAGGGCGGCCAGCAGGGCGGCCAGGGCGGCTGGTCCGGCGGCGGTCAGGGCGGCCAGCAGGGCGGCGGTCAGGGCGGCTACGCCGACCCGTGGGCGACCGGCCCGGCGGCCGGTGGCTACGCCGGCGGGGACGACGAGCCCCCCTTCTGA
- a CDS encoding DUF418 domain-containing protein → MSVPASPPRPGPVETRDRLLAPDLARGVALLGIALANCVVWLPGRDIGPLGKPVDGSAADRAVDTVVGLLVDNRAFPMFTLLFAYGFVLLLRRMAAQQLPWPEARAVLLRRSLWLAVFGAAHMLLLFFGDILLSYGLLGLMLVWVVRWSDARLKVLGWSCLVALAGLSALDGLGGALDQDLPGPLRQGTVVGDAVWRLLTLVSTVSTAPFVVAALVPPAVVGILLARRRVLERPQEHLPLLRRLVLVGFPVSVLGAVPLVLAATGAVDLATGWDLLLATVHGLSGLVGAVAFVAAVAWWAGRRPAGPRPGGLPGALVAVGRRSLTCYLLQSVLFTVLLPPWALGLADGAGTATVSTVAVGVYVVTLVVAVVLERAGDPGPAERLLRRLTYGSRRSAGGDGTAPVRP, encoded by the coding sequence GTGAGCGTGCCTGCCTCCCCGCCACGTCCCGGGCCCGTCGAGACCCGTGACCGCCTGCTCGCGCCTGACCTCGCCCGGGGTGTGGCGCTGCTCGGCATCGCCCTGGCGAACTGCGTCGTGTGGCTGCCGGGCCGCGACATCGGGCCGCTCGGCAAGCCCGTGGACGGCTCGGCCGCCGACCGGGCCGTCGACACGGTGGTCGGCCTGCTCGTCGACAACCGCGCCTTCCCGATGTTCACGCTGCTGTTCGCCTACGGCTTCGTGCTGCTGCTGCGGCGCATGGCGGCCCAGCAGCTGCCGTGGCCGGAGGCGCGCGCGGTGCTGCTGCGCCGCAGCCTGTGGCTGGCGGTCTTCGGGGCGGCGCACATGCTGCTGCTGTTCTTCGGCGACATCCTGCTGAGCTACGGCCTGCTCGGGCTGATGCTCGTGTGGGTCGTGCGCTGGAGCGACGCGCGGTTGAAGGTGCTCGGCTGGTCGTGCCTCGTCGCCCTCGCGGGCCTGTCCGCGCTCGACGGCCTCGGCGGTGCGCTCGACCAGGACCTGCCCGGCCCGCTGCGGCAGGGCACCGTCGTGGGCGACGCGGTGTGGCGCCTGCTCACGCTCGTGAGCACGGTCTCGACGGCACCCTTCGTCGTGGCGGCCCTCGTACCGCCCGCCGTCGTCGGCATCCTCCTCGCGCGGCGCCGGGTGCTGGAGCGTCCCCAGGAGCACCTGCCGCTGCTACGGCGCCTCGTGCTCGTCGGCTTCCCGGTCAGCGTGCTCGGCGCTGTCCCGCTGGTGCTCGCGGCGACCGGTGCCGTCGACCTCGCCACCGGCTGGGACCTGCTGCTGGCGACGGTCCACGGCCTCAGCGGTCTCGTCGGTGCGGTGGCCTTCGTGGCGGCGGTCGCGTGGTGGGCCGGCCGCCGTCCGGCCGGGCCGCGCCCCGGCGGGCTGCCGGGCGCCCTCGTCGCCGTCGGTCGGCGCTCGCTCACGTGCTACCTCCTGCAGTCGGTGCTCTTCACCGTCCTGCTGCCGCCGTGGGCGCTCGGGCTCGCCGACGGCGCGGGGACGGCGACCGTCTCCACGGTCGCCGTCGGGGTCTACGTCGTGACGCTCGTCGTCGCCGTCGTCCTCGAGCGCGCCGGCGACCCCGGACCCGCCGAGCGGCTGCTGCGCCGGCTCACCTACGGCTCCCGCAGGTCAGCGGGGGGTGACGGGACGGCACCCGTCCGGCCCTGA